A segment of the Alistipes communis genome:
TGGCAGACGGGCTACGGATGGTACGACTGCGACAAGAACAATCCTGAAATGGGTTCGTCGCGTCCGGGTTATGAGGACTGGAACATGTGTTGGGCCGCATCCGCATCGAACCTGATACATTGGTGGATGTATCACAATCGTGAGTACATTAAAATGTACGATGAAAAGTACGGAGTGGATCCGTGGCCGAAATATCCTCGTCCGTCATATGTGTTTTCGGATAAGGAAGACAGCGAAGTGTTCGACTTTTTCCGCGAAACATGCCGCAATGTCGGAGGTTCGGCTCATTATGGCGTGAACTGGTTCATTGCGGGAACGTCGGGAGTGCCGGCTAACAGCCAGGGGGTGTATGACAACTTCGGGGGTTATTTCAGCAAGTTGTTCGATCACGATGTGGCTACGAATTACAAATCGTTGAGGAAAGACAATTTCAACAGAATCGTCAAAGATGCCTTTGAACATGACCGAGCTCTCGGATTCGATATCGGCGACCCCTACGGGGGAGCGCATGCCATGGTGATTTGGGGAGCGGAGTTCGACGATACGGGATATGTGTCTGCAATTTACTATGTGGACAACAACGACCATTTCGATTTTGAAATCATAGGAATCGAAGATCAGACGAGCCAACGTCACAGATTGATTCGCAGGGAGATTACATACCGAGACTCGGGTGTTTACATGGGGACGAGCCAGGTGGTTGTCAACGCGTTGAACGAAATCGACCTGGGACGAGATGTCTGGGAAAGGGAGTTCGGGAAATTGCTTGACAAAATATAAACAATCAAAAAACAAAATAGTATGAAAAGGAACATGTCGGGAATGGTAGTGCTATTGCTGTGTGCAGCCGTTGCCTGCGACAAGAATGAAAGCGGGGCAGGTGTCCCTGCAGGAAAGGAGGAAATCACCGTGGTGACCGCAATAGACGCACTGACGCGCGCGCCGCACCTGAACGAGGACGGTTCGGGTTATTTCCAGGACGGCGACAAGATCGCCCTGACGGTCACGGGCGGCGGCAAGGCCGTGCGGAAAGAGTACACGATCGGCGGGGCCGCGCTTTACTGGGAAGACCTAGGCCTGCCTTCGGGTACGACCGAAGCCTCCTTCGCCGGCTGCTATCCGGCACCCGAGTCGGCCGAAGGCTCCGAATTCACCTTCGACCTCTCGACCGCCGCGGACAAGGACCTGTTGCTGGCTCCGGCTATGAAGGTCTCCAAGAGCGCCGACACGAAGGTGAATCTGGCGTTCAAGCACGCTATGCACAAGCTGGCGATCAACTACGCTTCGGACGGCACCTATACGCAGGAGCAGCTCGAAGCGGTGAAGACCACCTGCACGGCGAAGTCCTCCTGCGAGGTGAACATGGCTGCCGCGACGGTAAGCAAGACCGCCGACAAGACGGCTGCATTCGAAGCCGCGGGCAAGGCCGTCCGTTTCCTTCTCGTGCCGCAGACCTCGGAAGAGGTGACGCTCAAAATCGAGATCGGAGGCAAGACCGTAGAGCACACGCTCGCCGGACTGAACGAGGTGTTGAAGAATGCGACGCAGGAGATTCCCGCCGCGCTCGACGGCGGCAAGTGCCTGACGCTGAACCTGACTTTCGGCAAGGATGGTATCGTCGTGGAAGGCTCCCAGATCGGCGGCTGGGAAGATCAGGGAACCGTCGACGGGGATATCTCCATGTAACGGACAGGAATCGGATAGACGAATTCAGACAGGCGGGGCCGGAAGTTAAATTCCGGCCCCGCTTATTTGTTGAACTGTTCTTGACTGAAAAATGCAGATTTGAAAAAATCGTCAATTTCGGCTTTAAAAAATACGGCAGATAGCGATAAGAACCGTACAGCCGCTTCGGATCGCTGTATTTCGTAAATGTGGCGAAAAAATTGGATATGGTAAAATAATTCCTAAATTTTATGAAAACCCCGATTTTTGAAGACGCGATAAAAGGCTTACGCCTGAAATTGCTAAAAGAACGGTTTTATTTTCAGCCAGCCGAGTGAGCCGATGTCCGCCGTTGGCTGCAAATATGTCTGGCATATCGTGGACGAAAACGTCGGCGGCGCCAGCGAAAAGTTCAAAGGTACCCACCGGCGGACGCTAGGCCGTTTCCCGCGAGGCCTTCGCCGAGTTCATCACCAGAGCCTTCGAGGAAGATATGGCCATCGGACGGGACATGCCTCCGCAGGAAAAATACACCAGCACGTCGTCTGGGGTGCGGACTATGACGACGAGGGATATGTCAAAGGAGTCTGCTATGTGAATCCGAACGATTTCAGTCAACATTCCGGAACGGCAGGCGGCGAGCACATCGGCCTCCTCTACATGGAGATCGTCTGTCTGGAAGACGGAGGCACGTATACCGAAAGCAGCGTGCCGGGCAGCTATATGCCGATTCAGCGGATCGAGGTCTGCACCATAGGTCAGGACGCCTGAGAGGTGTATTTCCGCAGCCATTCCGAGAAGTAATGCGGCCTCGCACGTAGCGGAAATGCCTGCCGGAGAAGAAGTCTTGCCAGCAGGCATTTCCGTTGTCCGCCTATACCGCGGGGGCCTTCCCGACGTCTGCCCCCCCCCTCCCTGAAACGCTGTTTCGGGGGCCGCTTCTGACCTTCGGCCGCATTGTTTTTTTTGCAGACGGTTATATAAATTGTCGTATTTCAAATTCCTTTCAAAATCAGGGGCAATATTTGCAGCGAGAGATTGTCTAACTAATAAACAGAAAGAACGATGAAAAAGACATTTTTGACCCTGTTCCTTATGACGACGATGTTTGGAGCGGCGTATGCCGACGGCCGCGAAAAGCCCACGAGCGTGGACAAGCTCCCGCAGGCGGCGCAGGAGTTCCTCTCCGCGCATTTCAAGGATCTCACGGTGGCATATGCCGTCGAGGAGCAGAAATACACGGGCAAAGAGTACGAGGTGGTCTACACCGACCGTACGGAGGTCGAATTCCGCAGCGACGGGCAGTGGGAAAGCGTCGGGCGCAAATACAGCCCTGTTCCTGCATCCATCGTCCCGCAGCCTATCCAAACCTTCGTTTCCGGAAGCAACTATCCCGGGCAGTTCATCCGTCAGATCGACCGCAACGCCTACACGTGGGAGGTGGAGTTGTCGAACGGTTTGGAGATCAAATTCGACAATCAATTCAACGTTATAGACATCGACGATTGAGCATCGAATACACGAATCGAGTCATCGTGATAGCGGCCTTCGGCAGCGGTGTCGTCGGTCATGGGCTGCGATGGACGAAGACGGTAGGATGTATTCCGCACTGAGTACAACCGCTGAATGAAAAATCCGTTTTAGATTCGTTGATGAGGGCCGCCGGGAGAGTTTTCGGATTCTTCCGGCGTTTTTTTGATTTTGCAGACCGGAATACGGTCTGTCCTATGGAAAACGACTTCTCATATTGCTTGTTCGGGTTTGCATTTGCAATTCGTGGGTTCAAGGCCCCTTGTAAGGAACGCACCGAAAGGCGGCGCATCGAGCGCTACGACCTCGGGTATCGGGAAAACGCTGTCTTTCTGACAATAGACAGTGCGGTCGCATCATGCAATCAGCGGATGTACTCCGGCATGTAAAAATCCATCCCGGCTGAGAGAACCGCAGCCGGGATGAGTCTGTCAGGTAATCTGCCGGAGGTTTCTATCAGTCAGAATCCTACCGGTAGTGTCGCCGGAAACCGGCGGTGGCGTACCGTAATCGACTAAAAGACGAAACCGAGTTTTTGCCATTCGGCCTTGCTAAGAAACAGGCTGCCCGCTTCGGAATTGGAGCGACGGAATGAATCTTTCGAACTCAGGGGCCGTCTCCCCGTTAAAAGACAGGTTACAGCTCCTTTTTTCTCGAAGACCGTCTTTTTTTCTTCAACCACAAATAATATCCGCTCAGAGGCAGTATTCCGCCGATGAAGGCCGCCAGAAAGTAGAGCGCCTTGGTCGTCATGCCGCCCCAGGAGCCGGTGTGGAAGGCATAGAACCATCCCTTCATTTTCTGTGCTCTGGGAATATCGTCGTAAGCCGTTACAGACGTGATCTCCCCCGTTCGAGCGTCGAATGCCGCCGTATCGCTGCTGCGCATGTTGCCGGGCTTGTTTACCTGTGCCTTCCCTGCCGTCAGCGAGATGGAGGCGTACGAGGAATAACGGACTTGCAGTTCGGATACCACGGCGTCCCATACCGCATAATCGAACTCCGGCTTTTTATCCTGTTTCTCCTTGCCCCGCTGTTGCGGAGCGGACATGGCGGGACGGGCCGTCGACACCCCGAACAGACCGTAAGCCGCCGTGCGATACCATTGGAACGACCAGGTAAGTCCGGTCAGGGCCATGACCAGCAGAAACAGGGTGGCATATATGCCCAGCGAAACATGGCTGTCGTACCAGAAGCGCCGCCATCCCTTCGTACACGACACGAGCAGGCGGTTCTTCAATGCCTTGCGGGTACGCGGAACCCATATCGCGACGCCGGAGACGAGGATGACAACCATTACGAGGGTAGTGACACCCACGATAACCTTGCCGGCTGACTTCGCCCCTTTATAGGCAGGCGGGTCCATCAGCCACCGGTGCAGTTTGCGCATGGTCTGGAAGAAAGGGTAGCTCTTGGTCCACCCGTTCACCTCTCCGGTATAGGGGTTCA
Coding sequences within it:
- a CDS encoding IdeS/Mac family cysteine endopeptidase (This family includes IgM or IgG-cleaving cysteine proteases.); this translates as MSRLFEDILRKTVLLLWGAALLMAGCSESDPATEGLGAAPDGEVEFVFDLSAARAAIGEDGSGEFEDGDRIGLYVFGSPSQHFVLTRENGAWRPKLKKSDLGDGKISAYYPAREDVRPEENRHIHAVAPYTSGDGWLRIHAGGKTITYKAPNQIGGSKSFEAGKTTTLDLRLTDGNVEPGPEPEPDPGTPDPAYANTIHWVYGVDGLDYPRNGEDTVPEVSPVLDKFPSGKWFRASGREYFNWQTGYGWYDCDKNNPEMGSSRPGYEDWNMCWAASASNLIHWWMYHNREYIKMYDEKYGVDPWPKYPRPSYVFSDKEDSEVFDFFRETCRNVGGSAHYGVNWFIAGTSGVPANSQGVYDNFGGYFSKLFDHDVATNYKSLRKDNFNRIVKDAFEHDRALGFDIGDPYGGAHAMVIWGAEFDDTGYVSAIYYVDNNDHFDFEIIGIEDQTSQRHRLIRREITYRDSGVYMGTSQVVVNALNEIDLGRDVWEREFGKLLDKI
- a CDS encoding fimbrillin family protein, producing the protein MKRNMSGMVVLLLCAAVACDKNESGAGVPAGKEEITVVTAIDALTRAPHLNEDGSGYFQDGDKIALTVTGGGKAVRKEYTIGGAALYWEDLGLPSGTTEASFAGCYPAPESAEGSEFTFDLSTAADKDLLLAPAMKVSKSADTKVNLAFKHAMHKLAINYASDGTYTQEQLEAVKTTCTAKSSCEVNMAAATVSKTADKTAAFEAAGKAVRFLLVPQTSEEVTLKIEIGGKTVEHTLAGLNEVLKNATQEIPAALDGGKCLTLNLTFGKDGIVVEGSQIGGWEDQGTVDGDISM
- a CDS encoding PepSY-associated TM helix domain-containing protein, coding for MNKVFRKIHLWLSVPVGLIITVICLTGAALVFERDITESLDPELYKVTYTEGNAPLPPSELVAAIRRQVPDSLELLSLQLPGERDGVCMATFKGTGKRSLSVNPYTGEVNGWTKSYPFFQTMRKLHRWLMDPPAYKGAKSAGKVIVGVTTLVMVVILVSGVAIWVPRTRKALKNRLLVSCTKGWRRFWYDSHVSLGIYATLFLLVMALTGLTWSFQWYRTAAYGLFGVSTARPAMSAPQQRGKEKQDKKPEFDYAVWDAVVSELQVRYSSYASISLTAGKAQVNKPGNMRSSDTAAFDARTGEITSVTAYDDIPRAQKMKGWFYAFHTGSWGGMTTKALYFLAAFIGGILPLSGYYLWLKKKRRSSRKKEL
- a CDS encoding PepSY-like domain-containing protein; amino-acid sequence: MKKTFLTLFLMTTMFGAAYADGREKPTSVDKLPQAAQEFLSAHFKDLTVAYAVEEQKYTGKEYEVVYTDRTEVEFRSDGQWESVGRKYSPVPASIVPQPIQTFVSGSNYPGQFIRQIDRNAYTWEVELSNGLEIKFDNQFNVIDIDD